In the genome of Ensifer adhaerens, one region contains:
- a CDS encoding DNA segregation ATPase FtsK/SpoIIIE, S-DNA-T family, translating to MARTTVALDGRPQGFALSTFIIRQASLAGGIAIFASLALGVAAMSTWNVTDPSLSFATGKPATNILGYPGAVFADIIMQLYGLASVFALLPPLALSIALMLHRRINRFAQRFAAWFGGSILAAAAVGCIPPPITWPLPNGAGGVAGDLVLRLPALFAGAYPSGTFGLILGCLIAVPAAWLLMIACGLLLRNPPERAPKAASNARTVAQGQADARDDGDEDEGYSLIAVFFGGAAHHWYNLQARFRRIFGIHGSNRGGSQIEEPYDFNEDEYASLDPAAAEIDEAPYSASHEERPAHAAPAVQRRIIAAPPADPYFDEDDDAPFDIDVPQSRPAAVTPRVSMPPQPQRAAVPQHQPAAEAPRPAPMRTTLRAPAPTPRGHDGFTLPSTELLAEPKSTGRDATLSPEALEHNARLLEGVLDDFGVKGEIIHVRPGPVVTLYELEPAPGIKSSRVIGLADDIARSMSAIAARVAVVQGRNAIGIELPNQKREMVYLRELIENQEFHDAKGKLALTLGKTIGGEPVIADLAKMPHLLVAGTTGSGKSVAINTMILSLLYRLSPEKCRLIMIDPKMLELSVYDGIPHLLSPVVTDPKKAVVALKWTVREMEDRYKKMSKIGVRNIDGFNTRVEQALQSGEAITRTVQTGFDRETGEAVYETEEFALKPLPYIVVIIDEMADLMMVAGKDIEGAVQRLAQMARAAGIHVIMATQRPSVDVITGTIKANFPTRISFQVTSKIDSRTILGEQGAEQLLGQGDMLYMAGGGRIQRVHGPFVSDHEVEDIVAYLKTQGVPQYLDAITEDDEDGDGEGGGGPAGTSNLADSDDPYDQAVAVVLRDGKASTSYIQRRLGIGYNRAASIIERMEQEGIVGPANHAGKREILVPTESDITGGV from the coding sequence ATGGCACGGACGACGGTAGCGCTGGACGGCAGGCCGCAGGGCTTTGCACTTTCGACCTTCATCATCAGGCAGGCTAGCCTTGCCGGCGGCATTGCGATTTTCGCATCGCTGGCTCTGGGCGTGGCCGCCATGTCGACGTGGAATGTCACGGACCCGAGCCTCAGCTTCGCCACCGGCAAGCCGGCGACCAACATTCTCGGTTATCCGGGCGCGGTGTTTGCCGATATCATCATGCAGCTCTATGGTCTGGCGAGCGTGTTTGCACTGCTGCCGCCGCTGGCGCTCTCCATTGCACTCATGCTCCATCGCCGGATCAATCGATTCGCGCAGCGCTTTGCCGCCTGGTTCGGCGGCTCCATTCTTGCTGCCGCCGCGGTCGGCTGCATTCCTCCGCCGATCACATGGCCGCTCCCCAACGGTGCGGGCGGCGTTGCAGGCGATCTGGTTCTGCGCCTGCCGGCTCTTTTTGCAGGCGCCTATCCAAGCGGCACGTTCGGCCTGATTCTCGGCTGCCTGATCGCCGTTCCGGCGGCATGGCTGCTGATGATCGCCTGCGGTCTGCTCCTTCGAAACCCGCCAGAACGCGCGCCGAAAGCCGCCTCGAATGCCCGCACGGTGGCGCAAGGCCAGGCGGATGCCCGCGATGACGGAGACGAGGACGAAGGCTATTCGCTCATCGCCGTCTTCTTTGGCGGCGCTGCGCATCATTGGTACAATCTTCAGGCCCGCTTCCGCCGTATCTTCGGCATCCACGGATCGAATCGCGGCGGCAGCCAGATCGAAGAGCCCTACGATTTCAACGAGGACGAATATGCGAGCCTCGACCCGGCGGCAGCCGAGATCGATGAAGCGCCCTATTCTGCATCCCACGAAGAGCGTCCGGCGCATGCCGCCCCCGCGGTCCAGCGCCGCATCATTGCCGCCCCGCCCGCCGATCCCTATTTCGACGAGGACGACGACGCTCCTTTCGATATCGACGTCCCGCAGAGCCGCCCGGCCGCAGTCACTCCCCGGGTATCCATGCCGCCGCAGCCACAGCGAGCCGCCGTGCCGCAACACCAGCCGGCTGCCGAAGCGCCCCGTCCGGCCCCGATGCGCACCACGCTGCGCGCCCCGGCTCCCACGCCGCGCGGTCATGACGGCTTCACGCTGCCCTCTACCGAACTCCTGGCGGAGCCGAAATCGACAGGCCGCGACGCGACGCTTTCGCCGGAGGCTCTCGAACACAATGCCCGCCTGCTCGAAGGAGTGCTCGACGATTTCGGCGTCAAAGGCGAAATCATCCATGTTCGCCCGGGTCCCGTCGTCACGCTCTACGAACTGGAGCCGGCGCCCGGCATCAAATCCTCCCGCGTCATCGGCCTTGCGGACGACATCGCCCGCTCGATGAGTGCGATTGCCGCCCGTGTCGCCGTGGTACAGGGCCGCAACGCGATCGGCATCGAACTGCCGAACCAGAAGCGCGAGATGGTCTATCTGCGCGAACTGATCGAAAACCAGGAATTCCACGACGCCAAGGGCAAGCTGGCGCTGACGCTCGGCAAGACGATCGGCGGCGAACCGGTCATTGCCGACCTCGCCAAGATGCCACACCTGCTCGTCGCCGGCACCACCGGCTCGGGTAAGTCTGTCGCCATCAATACGATGATCCTGTCGCTGCTTTACCGCCTGTCGCCGGAAAAGTGCCGCCTGATCATGATCGACCCGAAGATGCTCGAACTCTCCGTCTATGACGGAATCCCACATCTCCTCTCGCCGGTCGTGACCGACCCGAAGAAGGCCGTCGTCGCGCTGAAATGGACCGTGCGCGAGATGGAAGACCGCTACAAGAAGATGTCGAAGATCGGTGTGCGCAACATCGACGGCTTCAACACCCGCGTCGAGCAGGCGCTGCAGTCGGGCGAAGCGATTACCCGCACCGTCCAGACCGGCTTTGACCGCGAAACGGGCGAGGCCGTCTATGAAACGGAAGAATTTGCCCTCAAGCCGCTGCCCTACATCGTCGTCATCATCGACGAAATGGCCGACCTGATGATGGTGGCCGGCAAGGACATCGAAGGCGCCGTGCAGCGTCTTGCCCAGATGGCCCGCGCCGCCGGCATCCACGTCATCATGGCCACGCAGCGCCCCTCGGTCGACGTCATCACCGGCACGATCAAGGCCAACTTCCCGACCCGCATTTCCTTCCAGGTCACGTCGAAGATCGACAGCCGCACCATTCTGGGCGAGCAGGGCGCCGAACAGCTCCTCGGCCAGGGCGACATGCTCTACATGGCCGGCGGCGGGCGCATCCAGCGCGTTCACGGCCCCTTCGTGTCCGACCACGAAGTCGAAGACATCGTCGCCTATCTGAAGACACAAGGGGTGCCGCAATATCTCGACGCCATCACCGAAGATGATGAGGATGGCGACGGCGAAGGTGGCGGGGGTCCGGCCGGCACGTCGAACCTGGCCGATTCCGACGATCCCTATGACCAGGCAGTCGCGGTCGTGCTGCGGGATGGAAAGGCCTCGACGTCCTATATCCAGCGACGCCTTGGCATCGGTTACAACCGCGCCGCCTCCATCATCGAGCGCATGGAACAGGAAGGTATCGTGGGCCCGGCCAATCATGCCGGCAAGCGGGAGATCCTGGTGCCGACCGAATCCGACATCACCGGCGGGGTCTGA
- a CDS encoding ammonium transporter, Amt family translates to MSSSKLSILGRAGLAATVLLAPVVAFAQDAAAPAAAAAAAADPIPNKGDTAFMFISTLLVLFMIVPGLALFYGGLIRGKNMLSMLMQTTVVGCTVMLLWVLYGYSFAFGGGENAFFGGTAKMFLAGVTTSTTSATFTKGVVIPEMIFMLFQMTFAAITPALILGAFAERIKFGAAVLFCGLWATFVYFPVAHMVWDSNGLLFKLGALDFAGGTVVHINAGVAGLVGAIMVGKRIGYGKDMMAPHSLTLSMVGAAMLWFGWFGFNAGSNLEASGGAMLATVNTFVATAAATLSWSLVEKIVRGKASMLGGISGMVAGLVAVTPAAGIAGPMGAIVLGILVSPLCFFFVSVVKNKFGYDDTADVFGVHGIGGMFGAIGTGVLASASLGGVGYAEGVTMGHQVWVQIEAVLTTIAWTGIGSIILYKITDLIIGLRVSPEAEREGLDLSSHGEAAYHN, encoded by the coding sequence ATGTCCTCTTCGAAGCTTTCCATTCTCGGCCGCGCAGGCCTCGCAGCGACGGTGCTTCTCGCGCCCGTCGTCGCATTTGCGCAGGATGCAGCAGCGCCTGCCGCCGCGGCGGCTGCCGCTGCCGATCCCATCCCGAACAAGGGCGACACCGCCTTCATGTTCATCTCGACCCTGCTCGTTCTGTTCATGATCGTTCCGGGCCTGGCCCTGTTCTACGGCGGCCTGATCCGCGGCAAGAACATGCTGTCGATGCTGATGCAGACGACGGTGGTCGGTTGCACCGTCATGCTGCTCTGGGTTCTCTACGGCTACTCCTTCGCCTTCGGCGGCGGCGAAAACGCCTTCTTCGGCGGCACTGCCAAGATGTTCCTGGCCGGCGTGACCACATCCACGACGTCCGCCACCTTCACCAAGGGCGTTGTCATTCCTGAAATGATCTTCATGCTCTTCCAGATGACCTTCGCGGCCATCACGCCTGCCCTGATCCTCGGCGCTTTTGCCGAGCGCATCAAGTTCGGCGCAGCCGTACTCTTCTGCGGCCTCTGGGCAACATTCGTCTACTTCCCGGTCGCTCACATGGTCTGGGATTCCAACGGCCTGCTCTTCAAGCTTGGCGCGCTCGACTTCGCCGGCGGTACGGTCGTTCACATCAACGCCGGTGTTGCCGGTTTGGTGGGCGCAATCATGGTCGGCAAGCGCATTGGCTACGGCAAGGACATGATGGCTCCGCACTCGCTGACGCTTTCCATGGTCGGCGCTGCGATGCTCTGGTTCGGCTGGTTCGGCTTCAACGCCGGCTCCAACCTCGAAGCTTCGGGCGGCGCAATGCTTGCAACCGTCAACACCTTCGTGGCAACGGCCGCAGCAACGCTCTCCTGGTCGCTGGTTGAAAAGATCGTCCGTGGCAAGGCTTCGATGCTCGGCGGCATTTCCGGCATGGTCGCCGGCCTCGTTGCCGTCACTCCGGCAGCCGGCATTGCTGGTCCGATGGGCGCGATTGTCCTCGGCATTCTCGTCTCCCCGCTCTGCTTCTTCTTCGTCTCGGTCGTGAAGAACAAGTTCGGCTATGACGACACCGCAGACGTCTTCGGCGTTCACGGCATCGGCGGCATGTTCGGCGCCATCGGCACGGGCGTTCTCGCCTCGGCCAGCCTCGGCGGCGTCGGTTATGCGGAAGGCGTGACCATGGGTCATCAGGTCTGGGTTCAGATCGAAGCCGTTCTGACCACGATCGCCTGGACGGGTATCGGTTCGATCATCCTCTACAAGATCACCGACCTCATCATCGGCCTGCGCGTCTCGCCGGAAGCCGAACGCGAAGGTCTCGACCTGTCGTCCCACGGCGAAGCCGCCTACCACAACTGA
- a CDS encoding (3S)-malyl-CoA thioesterase, with protein MSAEAGNFSPMQELIATLDLEKLEENLFRGTSPQVGWQRVFGGQVIAQALVAAQRTVDENRFVHSLHAYFMRPGDPSIPIVYEVDRIRDGKSFTTRRVVAVQHGKAIFSLSASFQEDEDGFEHQQTIPPVPTPEQLGGEGDIVSRYVENAPEAIRRYWLRPRPIEFCPAYPEDYFNRQQLEPVQNVWVRTTGPSPDDRRLRAAILAYLSDMTLLDTSLYAHGTSVFDSRLQVASLDHAMWFHRDFSLDDWLLYVQDSPSASGARGMTRGSLYDRSGVLIASVAQEGLIRKRATA; from the coding sequence ATGTCGGCCGAAGCAGGCAATTTTTCGCCCATGCAGGAACTGATCGCAACGCTCGATCTGGAAAAGCTGGAGGAAAACCTGTTTCGCGGCACGAGCCCCCAGGTCGGCTGGCAGCGCGTGTTCGGCGGACAGGTGATCGCGCAGGCGCTCGTTGCCGCCCAGCGCACCGTCGACGAGAACCGCTTCGTGCACTCGCTGCACGCCTACTTCATGCGCCCCGGCGACCCCTCGATCCCGATCGTCTATGAGGTAGACCGCATCCGCGACGGCAAGAGCTTCACCACGCGCCGCGTCGTCGCGGTTCAGCACGGCAAGGCGATCTTCTCGCTGTCCGCCTCCTTCCAGGAAGACGAGGACGGCTTCGAGCATCAGCAGACCATTCCTCCGGTGCCGACGCCGGAACAGCTGGGCGGTGAGGGCGACATCGTGTCGCGCTACGTCGAGAATGCGCCGGAAGCAATCCGCCGTTACTGGCTGCGCCCCCGCCCGATCGAATTCTGCCCCGCCTATCCGGAGGACTATTTCAATCGCCAGCAGCTGGAGCCGGTGCAGAATGTCTGGGTGCGCACGACCGGCCCTTCGCCGGACGACCGCCGCCTGCGCGCGGCGATCCTCGCCTATCTGTCCGACATGACCCTGCTCGACACCTCGCTTTACGCACATGGAACCTCGGTCTTCGACAGCAGGCTTCAGGTCGCGAGCCTCGACCACGCCATGTGGTTCCACCGGGATTTCTCGCTGGATGACTGGCTGCTCTACGTGCAGGACAGCCCGAGCGCTTCTGGCGCGCGGGGCATGACACGCGGCAGCCTCTATGACCGCTCAGGCGTGCTGATCGCTTCGGTGGCACAGGAAGGTTTGATTCGGAAACGTGCAACTGCATAA
- a CDS encoding nitrogen regulatory protein P-II family has product MKIVMAIIKPFKLDEVREALTAVGIQGLTVTEVKGYGRQKGHTEIYRGTEYAVSFLPKLKIEVAVASDVVDKAVEAIVSGAKTGQIGDGKVFVYSIDHAVRIRTGETDSEAL; this is encoded by the coding sequence ATGAAGATTGTGATGGCCATCATCAAGCCGTTCAAGCTGGACGAGGTCCGCGAGGCCCTGACAGCTGTTGGCATCCAGGGCCTGACCGTGACCGAAGTCAAAGGCTACGGGCGCCAGAAGGGACATACAGAAATCTATCGCGGCACCGAATATGCGGTCAGCTTCCTCCCGAAGCTGAAGATCGAGGTCGCCGTTGCCTCAGACGTCGTGGACAAGGCGGTCGAAGCGATCGTTTCCGGCGCCAAGACCGGCCAGATCGGCGACGGCAAGGTGTTTGTCTACTCGATTGACCACGCCGTTCGCATCCGCACCGGCGAAACCGATTCCGAAGCGCTCTAA
- a CDS encoding ammonium transporter, whose protein sequence is MEHLHIGGDVFFLLTGAILVFAMHGGFAFLEAGTVRHKNQVNALVKILVDFALSTLAYFAVGFPIAYGISFFVNAHELAGLAGGTVFGAQGVTLVKFFFLSTFAAAVPAIISGGVAERMKFLPQSIATLALVGLLYPLVEGIVWNGNYGIQATIESLTGARLHDFAGSLVVHAFGGWVALGAVITLGARKGRYSANGRSHPFPPSSILWLSLGSWLLCTGWFGFNVMSAQSLDSVSGLVAINSLMAMVGGILAAAIAGRNDPGFVHNGALAGLVAVCAGSDVFHPIGALITGGIAGIIFVRGFHICQERLRIDDVLGVWPLHGLCGLWGGIACGIFGLERLGGMGGVSPVAQIVGSLLIAAFGAIAGLAVYGILKSTLGIRLDEEQEYRGADLSIHRIGASPEAEIR, encoded by the coding sequence ATGGAGCATTTACATATTGGCGGCGACGTCTTCTTTCTGCTGACGGGGGCCATTCTCGTCTTCGCCATGCATGGCGGGTTTGCATTCCTCGAAGCCGGCACGGTGCGACACAAGAACCAGGTCAATGCGCTGGTGAAGATCCTCGTCGATTTCGCACTGTCGACACTGGCCTACTTCGCCGTCGGGTTTCCGATCGCCTACGGCATTTCCTTCTTTGTCAACGCGCACGAACTCGCCGGCCTTGCGGGTGGAACCGTCTTCGGCGCGCAAGGGGTGACGCTGGTGAAGTTCTTCTTCCTGTCAACGTTCGCGGCAGCTGTTCCCGCCATCATTTCCGGTGGCGTCGCGGAGCGCATGAAATTCCTGCCGCAGAGCATCGCCACGCTTGCGCTTGTCGGCCTTCTTTATCCGTTGGTCGAAGGCATCGTCTGGAACGGAAACTATGGCATCCAGGCAACGATCGAATCGCTGACTGGCGCCAGGCTCCATGACTTCGCCGGCTCGCTCGTCGTCCACGCCTTCGGCGGCTGGGTCGCCCTCGGCGCCGTGATCACGCTTGGCGCCCGCAAGGGCCGCTACTCGGCGAACGGCCGTTCGCATCCCTTCCCGCCGTCTTCGATTCTCTGGCTTTCGCTGGGCTCCTGGCTTCTCTGCACCGGCTGGTTCGGCTTCAACGTCATGAGCGCGCAATCCCTCGACAGCGTGTCCGGTCTTGTCGCCATCAATTCGCTGATGGCCATGGTGGGCGGGATCCTGGCGGCCGCCATCGCGGGACGCAACGACCCGGGCTTTGTTCACAACGGCGCGCTCGCCGGCCTCGTCGCCGTCTGCGCGGGATCGGATGTCTTTCATCCCATTGGCGCCCTCATCACCGGCGGCATCGCAGGCATCATCTTCGTGCGCGGCTTCCACATCTGCCAGGAACGTCTGCGGATCGACGACGTTCTGGGCGTCTGGCCGTTGCATGGTCTTTGCGGCCTTTGGGGCGGCATAGCCTGCGGCATCTTCGGGCTCGAACGTCTCGGCGGCATGGGCGGCGTTTCGCCCGTCGCACAGATTGTCGGCTCGCTCCTCATCGCCGCCTTCGGCGCGATTGCGGGCCTGGCCGTCTACGGGATCCTGAAATCGACGCTCGGCATTCGTCTGGACGAGGAGCAGGAATATCGCGGCGCGGACCTCTCGATCCACAGGATCGGCGCCTCGCCGGAGGCCGAAATCCGCTGA